One stretch of Corynebacterium callunae DSM 20147 DNA includes these proteins:
- a CDS encoding ferredoxin reductase family protein, with amino-acid sequence MTTNFTTAPGLSHSASANAAVTHTKSAEKRHGGHKTPLTPRARALPSWSASVVYSAAWLVMLFVLYLWTQAGGVQSLLDDPASSESLNSLGRLLGLIASAALLIQVLLMARIPIMEEALGHDCLTYMHRILGFSSFFLILAHIVLVVFAQVDLTDNPAVGFIATFWDMTWNYPGMLMAVAGTAALIMVVLTSIKAARSSMRYENWHLIHLYAYLGVAFAQPHQLWTGTSFLSSPLAQTFWWGLWIASAGSVIVYRLLLPAFVSLRHDLRVESISFPAVPGAEPLVRVVLRGRKLDRMRVAGGQFFNFRFAGAGVTRALPLSLSADPTAERLEITAAVRGPKTTRLASLKPGTRVFIEGPYGRFHKYAKAYTNTAFIASGTGIMPIISLMESMGEQARGAVLILRAGNVETSPYFARVQQLTQQLGVKVVVMGGSRKDLAYRPATLSQAFSKIIPNIARTDVFICGSTGWMNLATSAARKAGAGTIHAEKFSI; translated from the coding sequence ATGACAACAAACTTCACGACGGCCCCGGGTCTTTCCCACAGTGCGTCCGCCAATGCTGCCGTCACCCACACCAAGAGCGCTGAAAAGCGCCACGGTGGACACAAAACGCCCCTCACCCCACGCGCTAGGGCATTGCCTTCATGGTCGGCCTCTGTGGTTTATAGTGCTGCGTGGCTGGTTATGCTCTTTGTTCTTTATTTATGGACGCAGGCCGGCGGTGTGCAATCGCTACTTGATGATCCCGCTAGCTCTGAATCCCTTAATTCCCTCGGCAGGCTATTGGGCCTTATTGCCAGTGCTGCATTATTAATCCAGGTGCTGCTCATGGCGCGTATCCCCATCATGGAGGAAGCCCTCGGCCACGATTGCCTTACCTATATGCACCGCATTTTGGGCTTTAGCTCCTTCTTCCTCATACTGGCGCATATTGTCTTGGTGGTCTTTGCTCAAGTTGATTTGACCGACAACCCAGCCGTCGGATTTATTGCCACTTTCTGGGATATGACGTGGAATTATCCAGGCATGCTTATGGCGGTTGCTGGAACTGCGGCGTTGATCATGGTGGTGCTCACCAGTATCAAAGCAGCACGATCCTCCATGCGTTATGAAAACTGGCACCTTATTCACCTTTATGCCTATCTTGGTGTGGCTTTTGCTCAGCCTCACCAGTTGTGGACAGGTACCTCCTTCTTAAGCTCGCCACTGGCTCAAACTTTCTGGTGGGGCTTGTGGATCGCCTCCGCAGGATCGGTAATTGTGTACCGCCTGCTGCTACCTGCCTTTGTATCTTTAAGGCATGACCTCAGGGTGGAATCTATTAGCTTTCCAGCGGTACCCGGTGCAGAACCTTTGGTTCGGGTAGTTTTGCGGGGCCGCAAGTTGGATCGTATGCGTGTTGCCGGTGGGCAATTCTTTAACTTCCGCTTTGCCGGAGCTGGTGTAACCAGGGCTTTGCCACTTTCACTTTCGGCTGATCCAACTGCTGAGCGTTTGGAGATCACCGCAGCAGTACGGGGACCAAAAACCACCAGGTTGGCAAGCCTTAAACCAGGCACGCGGGTGTTTATCGAAGGCCCTTATGGTCGCTTCCATAAATATGCCAAGGCTTATACAAATACTGCTTTTATTGCCTCTGGTACCGGCATTATGCCGATTATCTCGCTGATGGAATCTATGGGTGAACAAGCTCGCGGTGCTGTACTTATTCTGCGCGCCGGCAATGTGGAAACCTCGCCATATTTTGCGCGCGTGCAACAGCTCACCCAGCAGCTCGGAGTGAAGGTAGTGGTCATGGGCGGTTCGCGGAAGGATCTGGCCTATAGGCCAGCGACACTAAGCCAAGCGTTTTCCAAAATTATTCCCAATATTGCGCGTACCGATGTTTTTATCTGCGGCTCAACAGGCTGGATGAATCTGGCTACCTCGGCTGCTCGCAAGGCGGGCGCAGGCACCATTCACGCTGAGAAATTCTCCATCTAA
- the glpK gene encoding glycerol kinase GlpK, with protein MTTTKANSFIAAIDQGTTSTRCVFLDRAGNVAASASKEHKQIFPQRGWVEHDALEIWNNVRSVVSQAMAEIDITPYEVASVGLTNQRETTVVWNKRTGQPIYNAIVWQDTRTADYCKELAGEEGQQKWLDRTGLLINSYPAGPKVTWILNNVEGARELAEKGELLFGTIDTWLLWNLTGGVRGDDGEEALHVTDVTNASRTLLMDLRTQQWDPELCAALDIPMSMLPEIRPSIGDFRSVRHRGSLADVPITGVLGDQQAALFGQGGFAAGDAKNTYGTGLFLLMNTGTELKISEHGLLSTVAYQIQGKDPVFALEGSVSMGGSLVQWLRDNLQIIPNAPAIENLAREVEDNGGVHVVPAFSGLFAPRWRPDARGIITGLTRYANRKHIARAVLEANAFQTREVVDAMAKDAGKTLETLCVDGAMVENSLLMQMQADFLGINVQRLEDVETTAVGAAFAAGLGSGFFISMEEISELIKVKHVWNPQMDETQREEKFAEWNKAVECSYDQA; from the coding sequence ATGACAACCACAAAGGCCAATTCTTTTATTGCAGCAATTGACCAAGGAACCACCTCCACTCGCTGCGTCTTTCTTGACCGCGCGGGCAACGTGGCAGCTTCTGCCTCCAAAGAGCATAAACAGATCTTCCCGCAGCGCGGCTGGGTGGAGCATGATGCTCTGGAAATCTGGAACAATGTGCGATCCGTGGTGAGCCAAGCCATGGCAGAGATCGACATTACGCCCTATGAAGTAGCCTCGGTGGGTCTGACCAACCAACGTGAAACCACCGTGGTGTGGAATAAACGCACTGGTCAACCCATCTATAACGCCATTGTGTGGCAAGATACCCGCACTGCAGATTATTGCAAGGAACTAGCAGGTGAAGAAGGCCAACAAAAGTGGCTAGACCGCACCGGCTTGTTGATTAACTCTTATCCGGCAGGCCCTAAAGTCACCTGGATTCTTAATAATGTAGAAGGAGCCCGCGAACTCGCAGAAAAGGGCGAGCTGCTTTTTGGCACCATCGATACGTGGTTGCTGTGGAATCTCACCGGTGGTGTGCGTGGTGATGATGGCGAAGAAGCCTTGCACGTCACCGATGTAACCAATGCATCGCGCACCTTATTAATGGATCTGCGTACCCAGCAATGGGATCCGGAACTCTGTGCAGCCTTGGATATTCCGATGTCCATGCTCCCTGAGATTCGTCCATCCATTGGTGATTTCCGCTCGGTGCGCCACCGTGGTTCCCTGGCGGATGTTCCCATCACCGGAGTTTTGGGCGACCAACAAGCTGCACTTTTTGGTCAAGGTGGTTTTGCGGCCGGAGATGCTAAAAACACCTACGGTACCGGCCTATTTTTGCTGATGAACACCGGCACAGAACTCAAGATTTCTGAGCATGGTTTGCTTTCTACCGTGGCTTATCAAATCCAGGGCAAGGATCCAGTGTTTGCACTGGAAGGATCAGTATCCATGGGTGGCTCCCTGGTGCAGTGGCTACGCGATAATCTGCAGATCATTCCCAATGCACCAGCTATTGAAAACCTCGCCCGTGAAGTTGAAGATAATGGCGGAGTCCATGTGGTTCCTGCATTTTCAGGACTTTTTGCACCACGCTGGCGTCCTGATGCCCGTGGCATTATCACTGGGCTGACCCGGTACGCCAACCGCAAACACATTGCGCGCGCTGTCTTGGAAGCAAATGCCTTCCAAACCCGCGAGGTCGTAGATGCGATGGCCAAAGACGCCGGAAAAACCCTGGAAACCCTCTGCGTTGATGGGGCCATGGTGGAAAATAGCTTGTTGATGCAAATGCAGGCTGATTTCTTGGGCATTAATGTGCAAAGGCTTGAGGATGTGGAAACAACTGCCGTGGGTGCCGCTTTTGCCGCCGGCCTGGGCTCTGGATTCTTTATTTCCATGGAGGAAATCTCGGAGCTTATTAAAGTGAAGCACGTGTGGAATCCGCAGATGGATGAAACCCAGCGCGAGGAGAAATTTGCCGAATGGAATAAGGCAGTCGAGTGTTCCTATGATCAGGCATAG
- a CDS encoding Cof-type HAD-IIB family hydrolase: protein MILPGPAPKLVATDVDGTLINSSERVPQRLREAIARMTAEGATLALSTGRPARWIYSVLDQLSVRPVCVCANGAVLYDSATDEIIAAHTLSPEVMTKAVMAAQEAMKDFGGVGLAAERAGVSAYDRAQDLFLVTEEYSHAWPSVEHGTVSEEMLLSEPATKLLLRSGVLESKEMFDIIRPAIPVDQAHVTFSMSGGLLEIAAPGVTKALGVSLLAERLGIAQADVITFGDMPNDIEMLQWAGRGIAMGNARPEVQAVADYVTATNDEAGVADVLEWWF, encoded by the coding sequence ATGATCCTTCCTGGCCCAGCCCCCAAATTGGTGGCCACCGATGTTGATGGCACGCTCATTAATAGCTCCGAGCGAGTTCCGCAGCGCCTGCGTGAGGCGATCGCGCGGATGACGGCTGAGGGCGCCACTCTCGCGCTTTCTACCGGCCGGCCGGCACGCTGGATTTATAGCGTGCTTGATCAACTTTCGGTGCGTCCGGTGTGTGTTTGTGCCAATGGTGCGGTGCTTTATGATTCCGCCACCGATGAGATTATCGCAGCTCACACCCTTAGTCCCGAGGTTATGACGAAGGCCGTTATGGCTGCGCAGGAAGCCATGAAGGATTTTGGTGGGGTAGGGCTAGCTGCTGAACGCGCTGGAGTTTCCGCCTATGATCGCGCCCAGGATCTCTTTTTGGTGACCGAGGAATATAGTCATGCCTGGCCTTCCGTAGAACACGGCACAGTGTCAGAAGAAATGCTGCTTTCCGAGCCAGCCACCAAGTTATTGCTGCGTAGTGGTGTTCTGGAATCCAAGGAAATGTTTGACATTATCCGCCCTGCAATTCCAGTGGATCAAGCACATGTGACTTTCTCAATGTCCGGTGGCCTGCTGGAGATCGCAGCGCCTGGCGTGACCAAAGCTTTGGGTGTCTCCCTTTTGGCTGAGCGCCTGGGAATTGCGCAGGCAGACGTTATAACGTTTGGCGATATGCCCAATGATATTGAGATGTTGCAATGGGCTGGTCGTGGAATCGCCATGGGCAACGCTCGCCCAGAGGTGCAAGCGGTAGCTGATTATGTCACCGCCACCAATGATGAGGCTGGGGTGGCTGATGTTTTGGAATGGTGGTTTTAA
- a CDS encoding lysophospholipid acyltransferase family protein: protein MVKRYGFFVEKDLPKVPLHPSESREPVYARIIINAIRGVLKAQGVKIYIFGAENVPTEGGAVFAMNHTGYYDFIVGGIPAYVRGKRLVRFMAKKEIFDTPIVGSLMRAMKHVSVDRSAGAGSMEDARKHLNDGHLVGIFPEATVSRSFEIKELKTGAVRIADSTNTPLIPLIMWGSQRVITKDIDPNLGRSHTPIFVRVGAPIDPSGDPAAATERLFEAMKTLLDETRQQYETEFGPFPGGEPWRPESLGGSAPSLERAKLLEIAEKERRQAKKAAKKAQGGRKGLLGKLRGFFKK from the coding sequence ATGGTTAAAAGGTATGGATTCTTTGTTGAAAAGGATCTGCCCAAGGTTCCACTGCACCCCAGTGAATCCCGGGAGCCTGTTTATGCGCGGATTATCATCAACGCAATTCGTGGCGTACTTAAAGCACAAGGGGTAAAAATCTACATCTTCGGCGCGGAAAATGTGCCAACCGAAGGTGGGGCCGTTTTTGCCATGAACCACACCGGATACTACGACTTCATCGTGGGTGGTATTCCGGCTTATGTCCGCGGCAAACGCCTGGTGCGTTTTATGGCCAAAAAGGAAATTTTTGATACCCCCATCGTCGGTTCGCTGATGCGCGCCATGAAGCATGTGTCGGTGGATCGCTCCGCTGGCGCTGGTTCCATGGAAGATGCACGCAAGCACCTAAACGATGGCCATTTGGTAGGTATTTTCCCCGAGGCTACGGTGTCACGTTCTTTTGAAATTAAGGAACTTAAAACCGGTGCTGTGCGCATTGCCGATAGCACCAACACTCCACTAATCCCGCTAATTATGTGGGGTAGCCAGCGCGTTATCACCAAAGACATTGACCCCAACCTGGGGCGCTCCCACACTCCAATTTTTGTGCGCGTTGGTGCCCCAATTGACCCCAGCGGCGACCCTGCCGCAGCCACTGAGCGCCTCTTCGAGGCGATGAAAACGCTTCTCGACGAAACCCGCCAGCAGTATGAGACAGAGTTTGGTCCATTCCCCGGTGGCGAACCTTGGCGACCAGAATCCTTAGGCGGTAGCGCTCCTTCATTGGAAAGAGCGAAACTGTTGGAGATCGCCGAGAAGGAACGTCGACAAGCAAAAAAAGCGGCCAAAAAAGCGCAAGGTGGCCGCAAAGGCCTGCTCGGGAAACTGCGCGGGTTCTTTAAAAAATGA
- the serS gene encoding serine--tRNA ligase: protein MIDLKFLRDNPDVVRASQITRGEDPALVDQLISADESRREAIKIADDLRAEHKAFGKKIGQASPEERPALLENSNDLKARVKEAEEAQTAAEEAVTALQMKLSNVVSGAPAGGEDDFIVLETIGEPRTFDFEPKDHLELGESLGLIDMKRGTKVSGARFYYLTGDGAMLQLGMLMLAAQKAREAGFTMMIPPVLVRPEIMAGTGFLGAHAEEIYYLERDDMYLVGTSEVALAGYHKDEIIDLSEGPVKYAGWSSCFRREAGSYGKDTRGILRVHQFDKVEMFVYCKPEEAEDIHQQLLQMEKEMLAAVGVPYRVIDVAGGDLGSSAARKFDTEAWVPTQETYRELTSTSNCTTFQARRLQTRYRDENGKPQIAATLNGTLATTRWLVAILENNQQADGSVIVPEALRPFVGKDVLKPIK from the coding sequence ATGATCGATCTGAAATTCCTCCGTGATAATCCGGACGTTGTTCGTGCCTCGCAGATCACTCGCGGGGAAGACCCTGCACTTGTAGATCAGCTAATTAGTGCTGATGAATCTCGGCGTGAAGCTATTAAAATCGCCGATGATCTTCGTGCTGAGCACAAAGCATTTGGAAAGAAGATCGGGCAGGCCTCTCCTGAGGAACGCCCTGCACTGCTGGAGAACTCTAATGACCTCAAAGCACGTGTAAAAGAAGCCGAAGAAGCACAGACCGCAGCCGAAGAAGCTGTCACTGCCCTGCAAATGAAGCTTTCCAACGTGGTCAGCGGTGCACCTGCTGGCGGCGAAGATGACTTCATTGTCTTGGAGACCATCGGCGAGCCACGCACCTTCGATTTTGAGCCTAAGGATCACCTAGAGCTCGGCGAGTCCCTCGGCCTTATTGATATGAAGCGCGGCACCAAGGTTTCTGGCGCTCGTTTCTACTACCTCACCGGTGATGGCGCCATGCTGCAGCTGGGCATGTTGATGCTCGCCGCCCAAAAGGCTCGCGAAGCTGGTTTTACCATGATGATTCCACCAGTGCTAGTCCGCCCAGAGATCATGGCAGGCACCGGATTCCTCGGCGCTCACGCAGAGGAAATCTACTACCTCGAGCGCGATGATATGTACCTAGTTGGTACCTCCGAGGTTGCTTTGGCTGGTTACCACAAGGATGAGATCATTGATCTCAGCGAAGGCCCTGTGAAATACGCTGGTTGGAGCTCTTGTTTCCGTCGTGAAGCAGGTTCCTATGGCAAGGACACTCGCGGCATTTTGCGTGTCCACCAGTTCGACAAGGTTGAGATGTTTGTCTACTGCAAGCCTGAAGAAGCAGAAGACATCCACCAGCAGTTGCTGCAGATGGAAAAGGAAATGCTCGCTGCAGTTGGCGTTCCTTATCGCGTGATTGACGTAGCTGGTGGAGATCTGGGATCCTCTGCTGCTCGTAAATTTGATACTGAGGCGTGGGTTCCAACCCAGGAGACCTACCGTGAGCTCACCTCTACCTCCAACTGCACCACCTTCCAGGCCCGTCGTCTGCAGACCCGTTACCGCGATGAAAATGGCAAGCCACAAATCGCTGCAACCCTCAACGGCACCCTCGCTACCACTCGTTGGCTGGTAGCAATTTTGGAAAATAACCAGCAGGCTGATGGATCGGTTATCGTTCCTGAGGCATTGCGCCCATTCGTGGGCAAGGATGTTTTGAAGCCAATTAAGTAG
- a CDS encoding GntR family transcriptional regulator, with amino-acid sequence MSEETHNQDGTPTDSHGVSGKGAAAPHLPHRLLNDPNIPKHQQLREILEELCTTQLQPGDMLPGERVLEEEYGVSRITVRRAIGDLVASGRLKRARGKGTFVAHSPLVSRLHLASFSAEMAAQNLAASSKILSSSRGPAPDDISDFFGTERGTQHITLKRLRLGNGRPYAIDNGWYNSVFTPDLLENDVYNSVYSILDRVYGVPVTQAEQTVTAVAADEETAKLLDVTPGSPLLRILRQSVSGGKPVEWCVSLYRTDRYSLKTLVTRSEDL; translated from the coding sequence ATGTCTGAGGAAACCCACAACCAGGACGGAACCCCCACCGATTCCCATGGGGTTTCAGGAAAAGGCGCAGCTGCCCCGCATCTGCCCCATCGTTTATTAAATGATCCCAATATCCCAAAACACCAACAGTTGCGGGAAATCTTGGAAGAACTGTGCACCACCCAGCTCCAACCTGGAGATATGCTGCCTGGTGAGCGTGTTTTGGAAGAAGAATATGGGGTTAGCCGCATTACGGTACGTCGCGCCATTGGTGATCTTGTCGCCTCTGGCAGATTAAAAAGGGCGCGTGGCAAAGGCACTTTTGTGGCGCACTCACCATTGGTATCGCGCCTGCATTTGGCCTCTTTTTCTGCTGAAATGGCAGCTCAGAATCTAGCTGCCAGCAGCAAAATTTTAAGTTCTTCCCGCGGCCCGGCCCCAGATGATATTTCTGACTTTTTTGGTACAGAAAGAGGCACTCAGCACATCACCTTGAAGCGTTTGCGCTTGGGCAATGGCCGCCCCTATGCCATTGATAATGGCTGGTACAACTCAGTTTTTACACCAGACCTTTTGGAAAATGATGTGTATAACTCGGTGTATTCCATTTTGGATCGGGTTTATGGTGTTCCAGTGACCCAGGCTGAGCAGACTGTCACCGCAGTTGCCGCTGATGAAGAGACTGCAAAGCTTCTCGACGTCACCCCCGGTTCACCTCTTTTGCGGATCTTGCGGCAGTCGGTTTCGGGGGGAAAGCCCGTGGAATGGTGCGTTTCTTTGTATAGAACTGATCGCTATTCTTTAAAAACCTTGGTCACACGCTCTGAAGATCTCTGA
- a CDS encoding septum formation family protein, which yields MSTFTDTSKSPQGEPLAPKKRARGSSFRTAAATQTMLVAALAATAAVGMYSYNVQDTAGGESQNATVSTQSSAATTTAVASFTTADVGQCATWEVNDNGQVSGFEQVSCDQEHRFEISERENLATYPSSEFGPDAQPPNLTRQAQLREELCQAPTLAYLNGRFDPSGRYTIAPILPPAEAWAAGDRTMLCGLQVTDASGTPQIAVGPISANDQARVFNAGACIRVESSAEFKEVDCGEDHHLEAVSTVNLGVPFPQGVPSTDEQNNFLGTTCTQAAIDYLGSEEAVYQSTLQMFWPTITSNSWLGGSHSVNCYLMSPSTTGEDTFNTLNGSALSGFTINGAVPPPQPARDPIRDSATTDTAANAAAVAAPVEANTP from the coding sequence ATGAGTACGTTCACTGATACCTCAAAGTCACCACAGGGTGAACCACTAGCGCCAAAGAAAAGGGCTAGGGGCAGCAGCTTCCGCACGGCAGCTGCTACCCAAACCATGCTTGTGGCTGCACTCGCGGCCACGGCAGCTGTTGGCATGTACTCCTACAACGTTCAAGATACCGCCGGTGGAGAATCCCAAAACGCTACGGTTTCCACCCAGTCCAGTGCCGCAACCACCACCGCTGTGGCATCCTTTACCACCGCCGATGTGGGTCAGTGCGCCACTTGGGAAGTAAATGACAATGGTCAGGTTTCCGGCTTTGAGCAGGTCAGTTGTGATCAAGAACATCGCTTTGAAATCTCCGAGCGGGAAAACCTAGCCACCTACCCCAGCTCAGAATTTGGTCCAGACGCGCAACCGCCAAACCTCACCCGCCAGGCACAACTGCGCGAAGAGCTGTGCCAGGCTCCAACCTTGGCTTATCTAAACGGCCGCTTTGATCCTTCCGGCCGCTACACCATTGCCCCAATTTTGCCACCGGCAGAAGCTTGGGCTGCAGGCGATAGAACAATGCTGTGTGGACTGCAGGTAACTGATGCTTCTGGTACTCCGCAGATTGCGGTTGGACCAATTTCCGCCAATGATCAGGCCCGCGTTTTTAATGCTGGTGCGTGTATTCGAGTGGAATCTTCCGCAGAGTTTAAGGAAGTTGATTGCGGTGAAGACCACCACCTAGAGGCCGTGTCCACCGTGAACCTTGGAGTGCCTTTCCCACAGGGTGTGCCAAGTACCGATGAGCAAAATAACTTCCTGGGCACCACCTGTACCCAGGCAGCCATTGATTATTTGGGTTCTGAGGAAGCTGTTTACCAGTCCACTTTGCAAATGTTCTGGCCCACTATTACATCCAACTCGTGGCTGGGTGGATCTCATAGTGTGAACTGCTACTTGATGTCTCCATCAACCACCGGCGAAGATACCTTTAATACGCTTAATGGTTCGGCGCTCAGTGGATTTACCATCAATGGTGCGGTTCCACCGCCACAGCCAGCACGTGATCCAATTCGCGATTCCGCCACCACAGATACTGCTGCAAATGCGGCTGCCGTGGCAGCTCCAGTGGAGGCCAATACGCCATGA
- a CDS encoding metallopeptidase family protein, which produces MIDVSDERFEELVDLAFDQIPQKFLDNLRNVVFLIEDFHPRSPYILGLFNGVALPERTFNHGGLPDSITIYKGALKSYCNSEEQLIEQVRVTVLHEIGHYFGLDEEDLHRLGYA; this is translated from the coding sequence ATGATTGACGTGAGCGATGAGCGTTTTGAGGAACTTGTCGATCTCGCCTTTGATCAAATCCCGCAGAAGTTTTTAGATAATCTGCGCAATGTGGTGTTCCTCATTGAGGATTTCCACCCGCGTTCCCCCTATATCCTGGGGCTTTTTAATGGGGTGGCGTTACCTGAACGCACCTTTAATCATGGTGGTTTACCGGATTCCATCACCATTTATAAAGGTGCGCTCAAAAGCTATTGCAATTCTGAAGAGCAATTAATTGAGCAGGTGCGAGTGACGGTACTGCATGAGATCGGCCATTATTTTGGACTCGATGAAGAGGATCTGCACCGCCTCGGTTATGCCTAA
- a CDS encoding histidine phosphatase family protein — protein MAGRIILLRHGQTHNNVKHLLDTRPPGAELTELGRQQALDVGHELANYSGERLSHVYSSIVLRAQQTAVLATSTFEKARDLPVGSVPLDVVSGIHEINVGDFEMRGDEQAHMHYSTALNGWLHGDPAAALPGGETYQDVLNRYQPTLDEIMDSHDLDEDRDVAIVSHGAVIRIVATHASGVDPSFAFNTYLGNCRYVVLEPNGKSFGQWDVVHWTGSPLPELKR, from the coding sequence ATGGCCGGAAGAATCATTTTGCTCAGGCATGGGCAAACTCACAACAACGTAAAACACCTGCTTGATACCCGCCCACCGGGAGCAGAACTTACTGAACTCGGCCGCCAGCAGGCCCTCGACGTAGGCCATGAACTAGCCAACTATTCCGGCGAACGCCTCTCCCACGTTTATAGCTCCATTGTGCTGCGCGCCCAGCAAACCGCCGTGCTGGCAACCTCCACCTTTGAAAAAGCCCGCGATCTTCCCGTTGGCAGCGTGCCTTTAGATGTCGTCTCCGGCATTCATGAAATCAACGTGGGAGATTTTGAAATGCGCGGTGATGAACAAGCGCATATGCACTATTCCACCGCCCTCAACGGTTGGCTCCACGGTGACCCCGCAGCAGCATTGCCCGGTGGTGAAACCTACCAAGACGTGCTGAATCGCTATCAGCCCACCTTGGATGAGATTATGGACAGCCATGATCTTGATGAAGACCGCGATGTTGCGATTGTCAGCCACGGCGCAGTGATCCGCATTGTGGCCACCCATGCCAGCGGCGTTGACCCCAGCTTTGCTTTTAACACCTACCTGGGCAATTGCCGCTATGTAGTTCTCGAGCCCAATGGCAAGAGCTTTGGGCAATGGGATGTGGTGCATTGGACGGGAAGTCCTTTGCCGGAGCTGAAGCGCTAA
- the pheA gene encoding prephenate dehydratase translates to MSDAQTVVAYLGPAGTFTEAALYKFADAGVFGSNPIVTLPLNSPQQAVDAVREGTAAFAVVAIENFVDGPVTPTFDALDQGSSVQIIAEEELDIAFSIMVAPGKTLVDVKTLATHPVGYQQVKNWMASHIPEAQYVPASSNAAAAQLVAEGGADAAAAPERAAALFGLERLADDVADVRGAKTRFVAVQARTAVPTATGHDRTSVVFSLPNVPGSLVTALNEFAIRGVDLTRIESRPTRKIFGTYRFHLDVVGHIHDIPVAEALRALYLHAEDLVFLGSWPSNRSGDSAPGADQLARLRKADEWVRAASAGKEL, encoded by the coding sequence ATGAGTGACGCACAAACAGTTGTGGCCTATTTGGGGCCAGCAGGAACCTTTACCGAAGCTGCCCTCTATAAATTTGCCGACGCCGGCGTATTTGGCAGCAACCCCATTGTGACGCTACCGCTGAACTCCCCCCAACAGGCAGTCGACGCCGTGCGCGAAGGCACCGCCGCCTTTGCGGTAGTCGCCATTGAAAACTTTGTGGACGGCCCCGTCACCCCCACCTTCGACGCCCTTGACCAGGGCTCTTCCGTGCAAATCATTGCCGAAGAGGAACTCGACATTGCCTTTTCCATCATGGTTGCACCGGGAAAGACGCTTGTCGACGTAAAAACGCTGGCTACCCACCCAGTTGGGTATCAGCAAGTGAAAAACTGGATGGCCAGCCACATCCCGGAGGCACAGTATGTGCCCGCCAGCTCAAACGCAGCAGCTGCCCAATTAGTAGCCGAAGGTGGCGCCGATGCTGCAGCCGCCCCAGAAAGAGCAGCAGCACTCTTTGGTCTGGAACGCCTTGCCGATGATGTTGCCGATGTCCGCGGTGCTAAAACCCGCTTTGTAGCAGTTCAAGCCCGCACCGCAGTTCCTACAGCTACCGGCCATGACCGCACCTCCGTGGTCTTTTCCCTGCCCAATGTGCCAGGCAGCCTGGTTACCGCACTTAATGAATTTGCCATCCGCGGTGTGGATCTCACCCGCATCGAGTCCCGCCCCACCCGCAAGATTTTTGGCACCTACCGCTTCCACCTGGACGTCGTAGGCCATATTCACGATATTCCCGTCGCCGAAGCACTGCGCGCGCTCTACCTACACGCCGAAGACCTCGTATTCCTGGGCTCTTGGCCATCCAACCGCAGCGGCGATAGCGCGCCGGGCGCAGATCAACTGGCTAGACTACGCAAAGCAGATGAATGGGTACGCGCCGCCAGCGCTGGAAAGGAGCTTTAG